The window ATAAAAACCTCTTTATTAAGTCAAGTGGTGGCGTAAGAAGCCACTTTGCATTACTCAATACAAGGCTCCAAAGAATTAGGAATCAGAAAATTATCTAAAAATTACATAATATCATTTACTTATCCACTCTTAAACTTCTATCGCATGTTTCATTAATTTCCTCTGCCATGTCCTACATTAACATTTTGAAGCTCTTCCTTCCTATGAATCTATCCCACCTAAAGGATAGGAAATATTACAATTATATTGGTCTATTTTAGATGCTTTTAATATAAAATagtttttaagcacttttgtaatCTATATCTATcaatatatattattaaaaagaggatagtttgtCCTAGGATTTTGACAAGTGGCAGCGTAGGATAAAGCCACATGGTAGTTTTAGgacaaaaaataattaattagttaataattagttattaattttaaaatgaattttaaattaaTATATTCTATTTTAAATTGGGAAGTtaccaatttatttatttttttaaaaaaaaaactgccaGATGCGGTTACAACTTTTCCACGTTCAACTTTTAAGAATTTGTAAttcattttcttttaaattgCATTTAGGAAGGAAAAAATGTagtggaaaaagaaaagaaaaaaaggaaaggtGGTTTAGTAAGGAAATCTAGGAGAAGCAAAAGAATAGTAGCATGACAAGTGTCATCACCATAAAAATCACaattttaaaaatacaaaataagaaaataaaaaaatgtaaCATTAAAAAAAATGCAAACAGCAAGTTACTTCTGCAAAATTTAATATTAAAAAACGagatcagttaaaaaaaaaaactgccgcAAAATTTCGATTTAAaaacacaaaataaaaaaaaattaaaactgttGATTCATTCAGAATCAACGCATACCCCATTCCCCACTAACTCAACCGTGTCCTAAATTTAAGCTACTTTTACAGTTTTACTCATTTTGATtaatagttttaaaaataaaattaagtacaATTGTAATGTAAATTTATATCTTTTATGATTTCGGTAACTAACAATTTTGCTTTCTCAACTTAAATCCAAGAAAGAAAAGTGACGGTTACAATAGTTGAAAGAAATATTGGCGATAGTTAAAGTGGGAAATGAATAACTTCCTGAAACCTAGCTATGACGGTTACATGCAGTATCAACAATTACAAATCATATTCTTTCACTTCGTTTTCCTCTTCATAAATGTTATCACAAAGAACATACTTACTCTTAGTGTATGTTTTGGAATGAGAGGAAAGGTTATGTGTTCGAGATTCTAATATTTTAAATTACTAGGTTCCAGAGAAATCATCCCAGGTACTATATATAGCTGCAACTTTTCTTCTAATTCttccctcattttttttttaatgtttaacAGTCCTATGTATATGAGAAAATCAAGTGCTTGCTATGAGTCTGTGAAGCTATTCACTTCACTCTTTTTGAGTATGCTTCAGTACCTGGGTCTAAGAGAAACTTAGATATGAGATTTTCTGTGAGGAAGAAACAGtcagaagaaagaaagggagtaATTGACAAGAAATAGAACAAAAAGGTGACGTCAAATTgacaaaatcaatagaataattTATATTCCAAACTGGAAAAACATTAATTTTCAATGTATACCAGAGGTACGAAAATCTTATCCTAGATGCTTGATTATTTCTTTATAGGTTTTAATTGAAATGTCGatagtttcttgatttttttctctgTCACATTTTGTTTGTcttgtgaaaaataaaaaatcacttGCAGCTTATAAGGGTGTTTGATGTTTGAAGTACAATGAGAGGTTATATAACTTCAATTTAATATATAGATAAATTATGGTATAAATCGTACTTATTGTGCTTCTTTATCTTtatgtttgtatatatgtgtAGATTTAATTTAGTCATAAATTCTTTACTTTGCAAAATAAAATATAGTAGTACAGTAGCTTCAGTTTTGTATATGCATGGGTTTGTGATATGAATTGTACTTATTACGTTTGCCTACTTTTATGTTTACATGTTTAGGTACAGAATTGGATTGAAGGGAAGAAAAGAAAGCATAGGTTAACATATAAAACAGAAGATTTTAGTCGCAAGGACTTTTCTATTCCAATTTATTTATACTTAGTCAAAAATTTAATTTAGAATAAACTATGACCTTATATGGATTATAgcactaaatgatttttttttaattaagataTTATAATAGGGAAAAGAAGTATAAAGATGAAAATACATATAATGTGAGGCTACTTTtccattaaattaattaaacaatAAGATAAAGTAATCAAATAATACTAAAAAATGTTATGTAATAGATAATctaataacgataatgatataCAAAGAACAGCGAAATAATATTTTAGATTATAATTTTAAGTTAATTCcgaaataaaataatttaaataaataatACTTACAAATATTATTGATAAATTCAAATAATCAAAGAACTTTGAGTAATACGATAATATTTTAAAGATATCCGCTATaagaaaaaattatatatattttatcaaaatTTTGTTAAATGGGAAGTTTGGATATTATGTCAAGTGGCAGACTGATTAAAAGAGTCTCAGTTAATATAACAATGCTCACAATGAATGATACAGTAACATTaaacaaagaacaaaaaacaaaagaacgAAAAAGTAAAAAAGAGAAGTCCAGTTTCTCTCTAACATTTCTTCACTAAATTCCTCAAATTCTTCGTCTCCAACAGTCGATCCCAACAATCCACAACTTTGTTTGATTCCATGAATTGAATAGAAATAGCTTTTTGGGCACGATATATTATAAACCGACCAACAAAAACTTTTATCTCTAGTCAAGTGGCAAAGTAATAACAAACCACTTAACAATTTTAAGAAAAGTTATGTCATAACATTGAATTGAGGTGTAAGATAAAAAATTTGAATCCACAGCaaaaagttttgaatttgaaATTAAACTAAAAGATAGTTAATTACTTTGAAAAAAGTCTTTTGGATATCTCATTGGGTGAAGACGAATAAAGCGATGACAATTATATAACTTCTTTTGAGAATGAAATTGAATTTAAACTAATCAAAGataaagtttttaatttttacatttaaaaGAAAAAACACAAGAAGGGAATGAAAACTTAATAACTACATAATAAACGTATCCCATTTCCATCCCACGTTCTCGGCAAACAGGCATGCACATAACATCAGAAAAGATTTTGTGAGCATTTTCATCTTCATCTTTCTCTGTTAGCATTcaagtttcaccaatttaaaaTGACGCAGATGTTTCTTCTTCTCCACAATTTCATTTAACAAATAACATCGTCGCCACTACTCCTCTTCTTCTTCACCGCAATCCAACCCGCATTCTCTTTCTATTGCCCATGTTTGTTGAGGTTCATGACACTTTCTTTATCTGAATATATCGTATTGAGTCGATAATTTATCACTACTTCTTGAAAGTATATTACTTAATATTTACTCTtaatttttgtatatatttttatcATCATCTTTAATGGAGTATGTTTATATATTTTGTTTCGTTTTGACGGATGGATTGATCTAATGTGTCTCAAATCACTTGCATTGGCACACAAGAGGAAGAATTATTTGGAGGATTATATCAGGCTTAAACATAAGTAGGAAATGTATTTTACTCTTAATCCTTGCATATAttgaatatttatatttttttaaagagAACATATATGCGGTTGAAACAACTACTCCATGTATGCACAATGAAATCCTAAAACAGTGCAACCATTTATTCAAGGCGCGTTGAGGATTCtctatcttttattttattttaattcgtTGTTGGAAGTTATCATATTTTTATATTAACTATTTAAACTAAacaataaattttaattaaactAATCGTTGTTTAATATAAGTTAAAAGATAAATATTGAGTTCTAAAATCGTGCACCCACAATCAAAGCCACGTTTAGGactctttttttaaaatttttatcaaattttttaACTTATATCAAATTTTATCTGTAACTTTTCTTTGTCACAGATAAAATTAAGGAATTTGAAGTTTTCGTAGATCTGATGTATACAAATAGCTCACAAATGCGAAAGGAATATTTGAAAAATCAACAAGCACAATGGAGAGTAGAAATATATAAAGGAGTTTTACTGAATCATTTGTGTAAAGAATGACTGtgaatatattatgtatgtatatcacTCTTAGATGCATCCaccatgttatgttatatatatatatatatatatatttgaattgcATATGCCTGATGAAAGGGTGTAGTGTATCTTTTTCAGAATTTTTTCAATCATAATTTTTTCTTTTGCTTATAAATTTTTTGCATAAACAGAGTTCCATCTTCTAGAATAAGTGCTATATGTAAATTAGTTTTTGAATGGTAAGACAAAACTAATTAAAATAAGAGTCTTATGTCTTTACTATTTTTACTTTATTCCAATGTTGTTTCTTCTCCCTATTTTATTGATGATAATTATTAGTTCTATTTATGAttatcaagttttttttttaaaaaagaaatattgGAGCTTATATTTGTGTTGAATGAAATTACGGGGACGTAATAAAAAAACACTCATAATCATTGATATTATCTCTAATTCAATTTGCTttgtaattatttatttattgtagTCAATTGATATAAAAGACTTTATACTGTTTGAAGAAATGATTAGTAATGAAGCAATAGAAGCTATATATTTTAGTCAATTGATATAAAAGACTTTATATTGTTTGAAGAAATGGTCAGTAATGAGGCAATAATagctacatatacatagaaaatattaGTTTGTAATAATACTGATACAAAAAAGAGACATAAAATTTGCAATATCACACATGATTCATATACATGTGTTTGTATTATTTCTCTTATTACTTTGAAACGGTCCACGCATCGCGCGGGTACCTATACTAGTATTAGGGTAAAATAAACAAATGTTTTTAAgctaaaataacaaaaataagtcaaaagttATAAGTTAGGATTCATAACATACGATTAGAGGCGGAGCCAAgatttgaagcttgtgggttcgggatTCATCGTTTAAGTTACTAAATTTTAAAGTAGCAGCTTTTACATTTTCAATAAAATTTTCAAGGCAAATGCAGGGATTCAACCGAAATTACTGAGTTCGACCGAATCCGCAACTACTATGCCGGCTATGCCCCTGCATATGACTTGTACTTATAAGTCATAAGTTATAAGCCCGTCTAAAAGGTTCAAATGGCACCATAACAAAAAACCACATGACAACTCTTAAGACAAAGGAGCAAAATATTAGGACATAAAAAGAATTttgaaaaaggaaagaaattgATATTgaatattaaattaattaaataaaattcagTCGTGGGAGAATAAAAAAGACACCTGGCATTATTAAGACAGTATTAACTAATGTGGTGGAGAGACAAATTTGATTCAATAGGCTAATGAAAGGCATTTTAAGTCATTTTAAATACATTAAAGACATTTTTTATCTTACTTTGTTTATCAAAACAAATCTTGTAAGACCCTAATTGAATTGGTTGAATGTAAATAACAAGAGAATAAGTTAAAGGCATCCATCCGCATTAGCAAATGAACAAGGAACAACAAGACAAAGCGGCAACCAATATGAAGAGATGAAGAAATACTTTAAGTATGCATTAAACAGTTTtgatcctttaagtttgttaaaaATAATACACTTAATCTCCATAAAATATTTAATAATTTATGTTCATTAAATTTGACGGAAACAGTAAAAAAAGATTTAACCATAACACCAGCAAAGTCTCCTCAAATTCTAAAATATGCAATACAAAAACTACACTAAACACTAAAacaatattaaaataaaataaaattacatcTTCAAAAGTGATTCtagaaataaaacaaaaataacaGAAACTAAAAGAGTTGTACCTCTTAAATGTGATATCCCTctattttttttccatttaaatatttgacggagactaaaaatattaactttttacaaacttaaaggaccaaaaataTTCAGTgtatacttaagggactattttgaacgtACCTCAATCATAAGAGACCATTTTTGCCATTTTCTTCGAATGACAAAAAAATGAACAAGACAAAGCTGCAACCAACAGAACACTCTCTGCAAAGCCCAAAATATAAAAGAAATGAAGCAATTGAGCTCTCTCTGTCACTGCCGTCCCAGCACTATTTCTTTTATATAGTCAAATTACTATGCTTATAACTTATATTCCTCACTCTCACTCTTTACTCTAACTTTCAATCCCCTCAATGGCCTCTTCTTTCTCAATTAATCCCATCATAACTCCTACTTCCAAATTAAGAAATTACTCTTTTCCAAATTTAAGAGAGAGTATACATTTTCCAGTAaagagtagtagtagtagtagtaatttgATATGTGAGAGGAGTTGTAGATTTGGTATAGTGAAGGCTTCTTATAATACTGAGGTAGTGGTGGATGATCATGATGGGGTTGCTGACGTGGAGGAGGGGACTAATAAGATTTTGAAAGTGGGCCTAATATGTGGGGGCCCATCTGCTGAGCGTGGAATTTCTTTGAACTCTGCTCGCTCTGTTCTTGATCATATTCAGGTCATATTCCCGCCCAAAATCATACACCATTATTGTTAATAGTATTAacttgtttcaatttgtttgtcttatttttctttttattacgttttaaaaaaatgtctttttttttttttttttggcaactctGTAATTTTGACTTTCCATACatgtttaaaatcacaaaattaaataatattttggtaagttttctttatttttttaaatttcgtgtcaaATCAAACACctgacaaacaaattgaaacggagggagtgatACTTACTGGAGAGAGTAACAAACATTAGCTTTAGTTACCTAATCAATTTTATGTTTCGTTTAAGGAGTTAATGGTAAAAAACACacaaactatcactttttttgcGAGTTTTGATACTCCAACTTTCAGATATTCCTTTTCCtgcctacctgaactatcaccatctatgtattaaaacgcACTTTGAAGCTAATTAGGTCCGCTATTAATTGCTTCCTTTTCCTACCTAGACTATTCAAATAGGtctgttttaatacatagatgttTTCAGGTAGTAAAAGGGAATAACGGATAGTTGGGGGTgtgaaactcaaaaaaaaaagtgacagtTCATGTGTGTTTTTTATCATTATATCTTCTTTAAATGGATGAACTGAAGAAACCATTTAAGACTGTTGATTTAACAATGCCTTAGCTTTGACCTGAAAAAGTATAAAGTCAAGTTCTTTGAAAGAAGGCGGAGGTTCTGTGTTGGTACAACATGGAAGAAAAATATTCCTAGCTGTATTTGCCTAAAACTGTTGGTGCCCTGCTTCATTTTCGTAGAAAAATAATCATATTATTCCAAGTTACACGAGAGTATGTAAGGATTATATTAATTACCATTTTAAAAAATTACATTAATTACCAACTTTGTTAATTTTAGTGGTACACTtgaatagtactccctccgtttcatttGGTGTGTTTTAATTTGAtcgggcacggagtttaagaaaatgaGATAGACTTTTGAAATCTTGTGGCCTTAAACTACAAAAAGTGTTTAATGTACCAAATGCcctttgaattttgtggtcttaaacagGTCACGTGGGATGTTAGAATTATAGAGTTACTAAATATATAAAGTGACATTGCTTTTTAAaccgactaaaaagaaaagtaagacatataaATTGAGCCAAAATCTACAATGGCTCTCTATTCTGCAGAGAGCTAATGAATTCTATCATTTTGACCTCTTCATTTACATCATTTAAATGAGTTTTGCACTTCATCATTTAAATGAGTTTTGCACTTCATTTCAGATGGATGATTTAGTTGACTAGTTGAGGGTAACTTGGCTGCCATAAGTTACATATTAGAAAATGTAATCTTGTACTCCATTCCCTGCTGCTGGTTTTTGCTAAGGAATAGGATACTATTATGTTTTACTAATGCGATGATAGTTGATTGCTCTGTGTGTAGTATCTGTACTATGGAAGAATATTTGTTCTTTCAATTTGTGATTTACACTTTCCAGTGCTTGAGCAGGGGGACGATTTGCATGTTAGCTGCTATTACATTGATAGCAACCTCAATGCCTTTGCCATATCTACTGCCCAGGTCTGCAGACTAAACCTTGTCTAAACATGCACCATTTAACCCTTTTCTGTTACTTTTGCTATAAGTTACTGTAATAATTGATCACCTATATTAAGGGGAAATAGCAAgtagaaacagcctctctacctcccatggtagggggtaaggtctgcgtacactctgcccttcccagaccccacttttgggattacactgggtatgttgttgttgttaacaaGCAGCGTAACAAAACTCTTCAACTAGATCTTCTGTAAGCTAATCGTTCCTTTTCTCCTTTCCCATTCAATTTAAGCCGAGCCTCATGAACCATAAGCCTGAATTGGGCCTAAACCCCAGAGGATATTCAATTTCTGCTTTCTCATTCTGCAAAGTGAATCTTGGCCATTGGCTAGGGCCAATATGCATTTGGGAAGGACCCAGTTCCCAGACTGAATATACTCACTTATTGATGGTTTATCACTTGTGCTTTTTCTAGGCACTAGGCATCTTCTTCAACTTTTGTATTTTTGGTTCTTGATAATTTGGTTCTTATAGGTATACTCAAACACTCCTGCAGACTTTGATTTCAAACTTGAGAGGTTAGTTGTCACACCTAAACATCCGTGTTTGTTATAGTTTAAAATCTTCCCTGCTTGTTATCGTTGAAAATTTTCTCATATTGTATTTGCAGCCTTGCCCAAGGCTTCCGGTCATTATCTGACTTCACAGAGCACCTTGCTTCCTCTGTGGACATAGTTTTTCCTGTTATACACGGTCGTTTTGGTGAAGATGGTGGCATTCAGGTTTTTTTGTACTGCAACACTTGAGAAATTTAACACATACTAATTGCCTTCTGAGTTTGAAAGCTTAGATCGATTTCCTTTTCTTCTGTTTTCACCTGTGTCGTGTTGCATTTTTCAGGAGCTATTGGAACGATCAAATATTCCATTTGTTGGAACAGGGTCCACGCAATGTCAAAAAGCATTTGATAAAGTAAAATGCCTGTTGCACCTactttatttttgtttttctaATCTGGCATGGATTAATTATATCAATCGAGACCAACTAGAATATATGTATTGGTACTAGACATGCTGTTTGTTTGAAGAATGAAACCTTTAGTCTCGAGAATAACTTTTATTTCATTTAAATTGTTCGATTGTATTTCAACTCTAGTAATCCTTAGTTTGAACCGTAATCCTTTGATCTTCATATTATTCCCTctagttcaaaataagtgtccacttagccttttgcAAATCCCTTAAGAAAATGCTAACTCCTAGGAAAAGAAAtaggtattttgactaaactatccttcATTAAATACTACCTAATTAATATTGTTATTTGACTAAATAAATACTCACTTATCTAGCtaggggtaaatttggaagaaaataattaattCTCTTGATTATGTAAGCGGACACTGCCCACTGGATTGATACTAGATTGATCATGTCGGCAAGAAATTTCCTAGGATCTTCCAGGACGCAACAGGCTGCTTTCTGTAATGCATTATGCATTCAAACTGCTCTTTGATTAATAGATGATATTGATGtttcttccaaattttcaacaGTATGATGCATCCGTCGAGCTTGACAGACAAGGTTTCGTGACTGTACCTAATTTTCTCATACAGGTCTGGCCTGTGTTTATTTGTGTTTCATAAAGTTCTTTAATTCTGCTTTTGACTTTCTCTATTCACATGCTTTCTTCTGCTTGAAGTTCCTTATGCAGGCATGTTACTACTGTTAgaatttatttgttttttttttcttttcttatttcccTCTTCAAACTGTTTCTGCTAAGTTGACTTCCATATCATGTTTCTTAGAAAAAGGCTTGAACTTGCTTATCTGATCTAGCTGAGCTTGAATATTCACAGCTCAACTTGATTCAGCTTGTTTCCAACTCCCCCTGACAATGATTATATAGTCTTATCTTTATTTTATGTTGAGACTGGTCAAATGTTCCTTTAGCTTCTCTAATTTACCCAAAAGAGAGATGAAGTACCTTTTGCTTCTCTATTCATTTGTTCTTGGTTGGTTCACTTCCTACTCAACTGTTCATGTTTGTTGCATCTACTTTCTGTGTTATAGTATTTCTTTTCCTGGATTTTCCCTTGTAGATTCTAGCCAATGTAACCTATCAAGAAAGCTGTTTTCTTAAAATATCATGCTGGACATTCTGTTTTTCTTATACACCCAAGAAGCAGAATTGTATGACTTCACAAAATTAACTGTGGTCTGGTCCTGCTCTTAGGGAAGTGAAATTGATGAATCTGGACTGTCAAAGTGGTTTGAGCAAAATCTACTAGATATTAAGTCGGGAAAAGTTGTGGTAAGCATTAAATGGAGCATTCATTTTGGTTTTCTGCAGCACTTCTGATCTATTATTTACATATAGGACCCATACAAAATTGCAGGTAAAACCAACAAGAGCAGGATCAAGCATTGGAGTTAGTGTTGCATATGGTGTCGCTGATTCTCTGGCAAAAGCTAACAGCATTATTTCTGAGGTAATCGTTCCATCGCCGTGCCATTCTTCTTTAGTTTTACTTTATTATACTATACTTCTTGGAAAGCATTGGTTTTGATAGTCtatttgatgaaattggaagttcaaTTCCTTTATATACTAGGTAGCAGTTTGTATTCAGTTATATATTCAATCAATGAACCATTTTTCATTACTTGGCAGGGGATTGATGACAAAGTCCTTATTGAGATTTTCCTTGAAGGAGGTAGTGAATTTACAGCAATTGTCCTTGATGTAGGTTCTGGTTTTGATTGCCAGCCTGTTGCATTATTGCCAACAGAGGTATATAGATACTTTATTCTCTTTCAATATGAAGTTTATTAAGAGATTTATAATTCTCAAAGATAACACCGAAAGGAAATTGTGCCTCGGTTTGAACTTGCACGAGTTCAGCGACTGTAGATTTTCGTTGTACTGGGGTGTTAAAATTACAGAGATATCAGATAAATAAATCCATGTGTTAGGAGCTTCTAAAATTGCTGCCAGTTTAAAGTGCTATTGTCTGTTGACATTGATATTTGAAATGCTAGAAATGATGGGCACCAGTTTAATCTTTTATACAAGCATTGCTAGGAAGATACTTTTTAGCTGCTTTCTATATAAGTAGGTTTATCATGCCTTTTCACATAGTTCCCGAGTTCAGGCAGAAGTTGACACAAAATCTTGCATTGGTACCAAATTTCCGTCCAACAATTTTTTTGAGGGTGATAATTGTCATTAACAAAAGCGATATTCTTTGGTTtctcaaaaaaaagaaaaaaaaaagaaagagagaagaaagaaagaaaaaaaaaaaaaaaagaaaagtggTACTCTTTGGTGGTCCATTATTGATTTTATAGAGTTGAATTTTGATaccgctcttttttttttttttttttggagcttTACAAGTGCACTCTACATGTGCAGAACTAGTACTTATCTATAGTGGTTCATCATGTATTTAGTGCGGAACAATTAGTAGTGTACATTTAGGCATTTTTAGTGCAGAAGTTACTGACATTTTTCCACAGCTTATTTTTGTGGGTCTATGCTAGTACATGGAGAACTTGaacttcattaatttttttttggagcaTAGAGGATGTAACTTTTTTTTGGCAGTTTCCTAATTACTTGTTAAAGTTTCTCATGTACAAAGGATCCGGTACTGAAAAGTTTAATCATGCAAAATGTGATTATTGGGAATAAATTTGTTGAAACTGCTGTTCTGCTATTAAATCAAGGAACAACCATGCTATCTACTGTCATTATGGTTGATGTTTTACTTCATGTCACACCAATTATAGAGCACTGCTAAATGAGGGTTCTGTAGGTCAGTGAGAAGATCTTTATGTTTGATTATCATTAATGAATAGTTCAAAGAGAGTGTTTTCTGTCTGCCTTTTTGCTTTCAAGATTTCCGATCAAATGGACTCAATAGCTAGAGCAATGAATTTTTTAACTTTCTTTATGCTCTATGTGTTTAATGTCAACCACGTTCAGGTGGAGCTTCAATCACATGGCACTGTTGATGTTAGGGAGAAAGACGCAATATTTAACTACCGACGGAAGTATCTCCCTACTcgacaggtaatctaaattttatGGTTGGTAGAATGTGCATAAAACTCTAGGAACATgttttctaatttttttcttttatctttttcATTTTAAGCATAAGACATCCTCAATCTGATAGATAATAGCATAGCATTGAAGACATAGTTAAGTAATTACGCCTCATGTTCATTCATTTAATGTTCCATCATTAAAGGTTGTTTATACCCTATACAAACCCAACTTAAACTAAGTTTTGACAAATATGGAATGATTGATGATACATAGGTCCTATGCTGTTGTTTAATTTGCTGGCATGCTTTTCTGATTTAAACCTCTCTCATGTCCTAATCTCAAAAGCTTAAAGTGTACTTATTGATTTTTTCTTGCTTATATTAAGCTAAACAGCCAGGCAAATATTGCAGGTTGCTTATCACACTCCACCTAGATTCTCTATGGATGTGATTTCAAAGATTCGTGAAGGAGCGTCATTACTATTTCAGCGACTTGGCTTGCGTGATTTTGCTAGAATTGATGGTTGGGTTTTGCCACCTTCTACAAAAGCTTCCTCTTCTGCAGGAAACAAATTTGGAAGGACTGATTCTGGCACAGTAATATTCACTGATATCAACTTGGTGAGATAGCTGACTGACCCTTCATGTATTTTCTCATCAGTATTTTTGCTTGAACTGTATTGTACATTCTTCTCCCCAGATCAGTGGAATGGAGCAAACAAGTTTCTTATTTCAGCAAGCATCAAAGGTACTCCTGATACTGGTCCTTGGTTTATTGCAGAATAACACTAAGTCCATTTGGCAGGAATTGTGTGTGGTCAAAATCATAGCTCGAACAAAAAGAAAGTAATGTGTAGTTATTAGGTGTCATCTCCTGTCCTTCCTCCCTGATCAGACATGCAAACACTTAAAAGTACCCTAAAAAAAAAGCATGTGATGTAGCATTCCATGCATAAGAGAATGGGTGGATTTATACGGTCAATTTCAGTAACTTGATATTTACCAATATCGCAACTTCTAATGGAGATATTTTACATGTGTATTCTATAAATTAGCTAGTTCCACTCTTCAATCTGATGAATTTCTGCACCTTTCCATGTCAGGTTGGATTTTCACATACAAATATTCTCCGGACCATCATCCAACATGCTTGCTTGCGGTTTCCAGCTCTTCTTTCACATAATATTATATCAAGTCCGTCGAGAAGGAGATCAAAATCTTCATCAGTAACGGAAGCATTTGTTAAACAATGTAAGAAAGTGTACGTCATCTTTGGTGGTGACACCTCTGAACGCCAAGTATCTCTTATGAGCGGAACCAATGTTTGGCTGAATCTAAGAGCATCTGATGATGTAAGTTTTCATGTATACCAGACTAATGAATCTTCTATTCTGAACGTAA is drawn from Lycium barbarum isolate Lr01 chromosome 8, ASM1917538v2, whole genome shotgun sequence and contains these coding sequences:
- the LOC132606983 gene encoding uncharacterized protein LOC132606983 isoform X1 codes for the protein MASSFSINPIITPTSKLRNYSFPNLRESIHFPVKSSSSSSNLICERSCRFGIVKASYNTEVVVDDHDGVADVEEGTNKILKVGLICGGPSAERGISLNSARSVLDHIQGDDLHVSCYYIDSNLNAFAISTAQVYSNTPADFDFKLESLAQGFRSLSDFTEHLASSVDIVFPVIHGRFGEDGGIQELLERSNIPFVGTGSTQCQKAFDKYDASVELDRQGFVTVPNFLIQGSEIDESGLSKWFEQNLLDIKSGKVVVKPTRAGSSIGVSVAYGVADSLAKANSIISEGIDDKVLIEIFLEGGSEFTAIVLDVGSGFDCQPVALLPTEVELQSHGTVDVREKDAIFNYRRKYLPTRQVAYHTPPRFSMDVISKIREGASLLFQRLGLRDFARIDGWVLPPSTKASSSAGNKFGRTDSGTVIFTDINLISGMEQTSFLFQQASKVGFSHTNILRTIIQHACLRFPALLSHNIISSPSRRRSKSSSVTEAFVKQCKKVYVIFGGDTSERQVSLMSGTNVWLNLRASDDLEVTPCLLAPATSYSDVSDLAKHEVDKRSKKVWTLPYSLLLRHTTEEVLDACIEAIEPNRAALTSHLRNQVMDDLTRGLKKDSWFNGFDISDELAKKFSLDQWVKLAKESQATVFIAVHGGIGEDGTLQSLLEAEGVPYTGPGVMASKTCMDKVATSLALQHLTDFGVLTINKDVRTKEDLLKMSISDLWHDLKLKLHSDTLCVKPARDGCSTGVARLCCEGDLAFYVNALQDCLPRIPPNSLSKAHGMIEMPNPPPELLIFEPFVETDEIVVASKSRNENAHNLLWKGDSRWVEVTVGVIGKRGSMRSLTPSVTVKESGDILSLEEKFQGGTGINLTPPPPSIMSSAALERCKRHIELIANTLQLEGFSRIDAFVHADTGEVLIIEVNTVPGMTPSTVLIHQALSEQPPLYPQQFFRTLLDLASERSM
- the LOC132606983 gene encoding uncharacterized protein LOC132606983 isoform X2; amino-acid sequence: MASSFSINPIITPTSKLRNYSFPNLRESIHFPVKSSSSSSNLICERSCRFGIVKASYNTEVVVDDHDGVADVEEGTNKILKVGLICGGPSAERGISLNSARSVLDHIQGDDLHVSCYYIDSNLNAFAISTAQVYSNTPADFDFKLESLAQGFRSLSDFTEHLASSVDIVFPVIHGRFGEDGGIQELLERSNIPFVGTGSTQCQKAFDKYDASVELDRQGFVTVPNFLIQGSEIDESGLSKWFEQNLLDIKSGKVVVKPTRAGSSIGVSVAYGVADSLAKANSIISEGIDDKVLIEIFLEGGSEFTAIVLDVGSGFDCQPVALLPTEVELQSHGTVDVREKDAIFNYRRKYLPTRQVAYHTPPRFSMDVISKIREGASLLFQRLGLRDFARIDGWVLPPSTKASSSAGNKFGRTDSGTVIFTDINLISGMEQTSFLFQQASKVGFSHTNILRTIIQHACLRFPALLSHNIISSPSRRRSKSSSVTEAFVKQCKKVYVIFGGDTSERQVSLMSGTNVWLNLRASDDLEVTPCLLAPATSYSDVSDLAKHEVDKRSKKVWTLPYSLLLRHTTEEVLDACIEAIEPNRAALTSHLRNQVMDDLTRGLKKDSWFNGFDISDELAKKFSLDQWVKLAKESQATVFIAVHGGIGEDGTLQSLLEAEGVPYTGPGVMASKTCMDKVATSLALQHLTDFGVLTINKDVRTKEDLLKMSISDLWHDLKLKLHSDTLCVKPARDGCSTGVARLCCEGDLAFYVNALQDCLPRIPPNSLSKAHGMIEMPNPPPELLIFEPFVETDEIVVASKSRNENAHNLLWKGDSRWVEVTVGVIGKRGSMRSLTPSVTVKESGDILSLEEKFQGGTGINLTPPPPSIMSAALERCKRHIELIANTLQLEGFSRIDAFVHADTGEVLIIEVNTVPGMTPSTVLIHQALSEQPPLYPQQFFRTLLDLASERSM